The Cryptococcus gattii WM276 chromosome F, complete sequence genome segment GTCAAGCTAGAGAATGTCAACGGCTAGCTAATGATCATACATCGCATCTGACGTACCTCAATGCAAACCACGGGATCCTCGAAAGGAAGGATTTCTGAATAAGATCCTCAATATGCAGGACGACTTAGTTTTAGAAGGCTCACCTAAAATATCACCCAAAGAAATCTTTCCAGGCCCATATTGCGAATCGCCTCGCAATGTACCCCCACAAAGGATGGCTGCGTCAGcatctccttcatcctGTTCTTCAAAACCTCCTTCCTTGTCTTTCGCCTGTATAATGCTCTCAGCGTACGCATGCATCAGTACATCCGCGATCCAATTGCCCAGTCCGCTTTCCTGTGTCCTGACTACTTCTGACCTGGCATCGAACGGGGTGAGAGTAAAGCATACTGGTTTGGTGAGGGCCTCAGATACGGAAGACAACAAAGATTTGACAAGCTCCTCAAACGGTGGTGATgagggtgaagaaggaaggacATAGAGATGTTTTCCTGTCAAAGATGTGACGAGCTGGCGGCGAATAGATCCAGGTGCGGCAGGAGTGACTGTGAGATTGGCAGAGGTGAGGTCACGGAAATCGGTACCGGACTTGATGAGCCTACATGAGGTGTAAATTGGAGATCATAGTAAATTAAATCAAACTTGCCGAACACCATGGTCTTCCTTGGTTCCGAGCACATCTTCTTGTCCAACATAACCTTCCCAAGATGTTGCACCTTTACCGATCTATGAAAGATTAGAGGTACACTTTTTGCAACTCTGCGCAACATACATAATACATCTGTTAGAAGATTTGCCTATCAGTTCTGCGATGCGTGTATTGACAAGCTGCTTACATGATCGTGACCTCCAATAATGAGATCTATACCATGTTCATTCTCGACTCCGAGTTTGTCTGCCACTGCGCCCAATTCAGTAGCCAACCGAATGTCCTAGCTCAGGTCAGCTAACCTGACTGGTGGTAACGACGGATAGTCGTATAGCTTACATTTGGTACTCGACAATGTGTTAAAGCAATGATAATGTCCACCTGATGTTCGCCGTTAGGATCACGAAGTTCTTGAGACAGCTCCAGGGCTGTATCCTTCATGCAACGATATTTGAAATTATGAGGCCAGGAAGGAATCGTAGCTATCCAATCCCTGTAGATATTGAATCCGCATCAGAGATGAGAGTTGCTTGCAATTCCGACCCCCAACTTACTTCTCAACCAAACCAATAAGGCCAATCTTCACTCCGCATCGTTCCGTGACGATAAATCGTTTGAGAGGTTCCGGTTGACGACCAGTGTTGGTGTCAACGATGTTCGAGAGCAACCATGGAAAGCTGGTAGATTCGATAAGCTTTGTAAGATGAGGAAAGCCTGCACAAAACTCAGCCAATGCCAGTCGATATACTTGCCGGCCAATTCTGTTGCCGCTTACTTACCAAAGTCGAAGTCATGATTTCCTGGTTACTGACCATCAGCCGTTAAGTACTTGATGGTATAGTGAGTAATACTCACCTACACATGCATAATCGACCTTCAGAGCATTCATGATTGGAACCTGCATATATGCTCAGCGGCGCTTCTGGGCACATCTCCAAGTAATAACTAACCATATGTGATCCTCTGGTCACCGAACTTTCGACACTGGGATTGAAAACATCACCGGCGAAAAGCACCAAACCTTCTTTGCTTGGACCTTCTTGGTCATCTTCGCCTTCACTTTGTCTATCGCCCCATTTGCTTCTTTCGTTCAGAAGTAACTCTGCGAACTGGGAGACGGTGATCGTCCTGTCCGACGAGTCGTCTTCAGGAGCTCCAGGTTGAGGATTGTATCTTTGATTGACTCTGTAAACGTCGTTGAAACATAGCAGTGGGATTGTTCTCATTACTGGGACTGTTGACAGATCGTTCAGGAATagagaaaagaaagaaatAGGAAGTTTGTGGCCATCCCATTATATCACGCAATGACTACACGCGGGTACGGACAACATTAAGGTAATAAGCGGGTACAAACAACCCGGCGAGTCGGCTTTGGGCTATTGTTTCCATATATATAATATTATACGGATTTGCTCCCTGAAAATAATTGTTCCGGTGGTTTAACGGTACAAGGCGCTAATCGTCTAGTGGTTAGGATGGCTCCCTT includes the following:
- a CDS encoding uncharacterized protein (Similar to TIGR gene model, INSD accession AAW44056.1); translation: MRTIPLLCFNDVYRVNQRYNPQPGAPEDDSSDRTITVSQFAELLLNERSKWGDRQSEGEDDQEGPSKEGLVLFAGDVFNPSVESSVTRGSHMVPIMNALKVDYACVGNHDFDFGFPHLTKLIESTSFPWLLSNIVDTNTGRQPEPLKRFIVTERCGVKIGLIGLVEKDWIATIPSWPHNFKYRCMKDTALELSQELRDPNGEHQVDIIIALTHCRVPNDIRLATELGAVADKLGVENEHGIDLIIGGHDHMYYIGKGATSWEGYVGQEDVLGTKEDHGVRLIKSGTDFRDLTSANLTVTPAAPGSIRRQLVTSLTGKHLYVLPSSPSSPPFEELVKSLLSSVSEALTKPVCFTLTPFDARSEVVRTQESGLGNWIADVLMHAYAESIIQAKDKEGGFEEQDEGDADAAILCGGTLRGDSQYGPGKISLGDILEILPFEDPVVCIELDGKGIWNALESALSKWPAQEGRFPIVSGLAVKWDHTRPPGQRIFAIHQLARSKKEDNDWEDPADMVDFKEREDGTTVVVKHKKLQLGEEVKNEEGGRMYKVITRDYMAQGYDGFEALKNRNFIVDDENGQIMSSILRSFLLGSSYIFRHKQLEEAAHSHLSRRTSQVLSRARAELTSQSQSSPSASLSSSPTKNLLAAQFKLSQDRMTSPNHLTPASLPSDGLSPSSAISESSPWGRLRRHVVQHDWGTIRNALHVAKHEHMSGLDVVAGQAMRQARNHMPGAWSPVQTTPTQEKAQYDGIVLPKDDRGETNVADLAIVSPLVDGRMRDISAGKA